The Acidithiobacillus ferrooxidans ATCC 23270 genomic interval TCCAGGATCCGTTCCTCCAGCAGCGCATAAGAAAGGCCCATGAGTACGCCTCCTTGCACCTGGCTTTCAATCTGCAAGGGGTTGATGGGACGGCCGCAGTCCTGAACGGCCACCACTCGTTCCACGCGGATGACGCCCGTCTCCGTATCGACGGCCACTTCGGCGAACTGGACTCCACCCAAGTCGTTCAGTGCCATGGCCGCATCGCCCGAGCGGCTGCGGAAACCGGCATAGTCATCGCTCCGCCCGGCAAAGGCGCTGATGCGGTCGGTACGCAGGGCGGCGGCAGCCTCCTGCCAGGAGATGCGCCGCTGCGGCGCATCGCGCAAATGGATCCAGCCGTCTTGCACGGTCAATCGTTGCGGATCCACCTGCCAAGCCGAGGCGACGGAGCGGAAAAGGGCCTCTTTGATCCGCCAGGCGGCGGTGCGGGCAGGGGGAGTGATGGAGGCGGTGGTACGGCTGCCGTAGGAAGGTGGTCCCGAGGGAAATTCGGTATCCCCGATGCGCACGTGGATATCTTCCGGCCGCAGACCCAGCTCCTCGGCCACCACCTGGGCCAGGACCGTACCGACTCCGGTGCCGATGTCCTGCACGCTGGAAAGCACTTCGACCCGGCCATCCCGCCACAGGCGTAGCTCGCAGGCGGCATTGGTCTGGACATTGGCGGACCACAGGGATTGCGCCACGCCCCTACCGCGCTTGACCGGCCCCTGATCAGCCCCCGGCGGCTTGCGCTGCGTCCAGCCGATTCTTTCGGCGCCCATGCGGCGTTCCTCCCGGCGAACGGGGCTGGGGTCGATGACATCGCGGAGGGCAAGGGGGTCCATGGCGAGTTTTTCCGCCAGTTCATCGATGCCCTGTTCCAGGGCGAAGGCGCCCTGGGTGTTGCCGGGGCCGCGCATAGCGCAACTAGGGCCGGTATGGGTGAAAACGTCGTACTGCAGGGATTCCACATGGGGGCAGCGGTACAGGGCGGTGATCATATTGCCCACCCCGGCGCCGAAGGCGATGCCGGCATTGCCGTAGGAATGCAGGGAAAGCGCCGTCAGGGTGCCATCCCGCCGGGCTCCGATGCGCAGATGCTGTTCGCTGGAAGGGCGGTTGCCGGTGTCCATGTGTTCCTCGTCGCGGCGATGAACCAGACGCACTGGCGCCCCCGCCAGCCGGGAAAGGGCTACCGCCGTGCGCCCGTAAAGTCCAATCTGCGACTTGGAACCGAACCCCCCGCCAACGGCCTCGGCCCGTACGCGGACGCGGGAAAGGGGCAATTGGAAATGGCGGGCCAACTGGGCGCGCACGCCGGCGGTGAATTGGGTGGACATCCAGACGTCGAGACCGTCCTCGTGCCAGGCCGCGACGATGGCATGGGGTTCCAGGCAGCAATGGGTCTGGACCTGGGTATGATAGGTTCCGTCTACCACGATCTCGGCGGCGGCGAAACCGGCATCGATGTCGCCGCGGCTGCCTTTGCTCTCGGGCCCCCGGATATTGCCAGCGATGGGGAGATCACCGGCTGCCGCGGGCAGGCCGGCCGAGGGGATATTCTCCCGTTCGCCGTTCGGGTAAACAAGGGGCGCATCCGCCTGCCTGGCCCCCTCGAGGTCCACGACGAAGGGCAGGGGCTCGTACTCCACTCGGATCAGGCGCAGCGCCGCTTCCGCCAGTGCCGGCGTGTCCGCCGCCAGGGCGGCGACGGGTTGGCCGACATAGCGGAGCACCATGGAGGCGCCATCCGCCGGGGGCTCCACCACGGTCAGGACCGCATGGACGCCGGGCAGCGCGGCGGCCGGGGAAAGATCCAGGGAGCGAATGCGGGCATGGGGCAAAGGCGAGCGCAACACCGCCGCATGGAGCATTCCCGGCGGATGCACATCCACCGTATATAGGGCCGCGCCCGTGACTTTGTTCCGGGCATCCGAGCGGCGTATATCCTTGCCGATCTGCGTCAGTGCGGCATTGGGCGCCAATGGCGGCGGCTCGTCGGCAGGGATCTCCCGTTCCACCGCATCGAGCCCCAGATGGGCGAGGCCGAAGGGGAATTTCTCCCGGCGCCGCGGGAGTTCGTCATCCATGCTCAATCTCCTTCCGCCTCGGCCAGGGCCAGAATGGCCTGGATCACATGGGGATAGGTTCCGCAGCGGCAGAGATGGCCGCTGATGGCGGTCCGGATCTCCGCTTCGCCCGGGTGGGGGTATTCTGCCAGCAGGGCGGCGCAACTCATCACCATGCCGGGGGTGCAAAAGCCGCATTGCACGGCATCATGGGCGACGAAGGCCTCCTGGACGGGATGCAGTCCCTCGTCCGCGGCCAGCCCTTCGATGGTGGTGACCCGCCGTTCCCCCACCTCGATGGCCAGGATGCTGCAGGAGGCAACCACGAGGTCGTCGAGCCAGACGCTGCAGGCCGAGCAGGCCCCCTGATTACAGGCGATCTTTGTGCCCGTGAGGCCCAGGGGCCCGCGCAGGGCTTCGGCAAGGGTGGTGCGCGGTTCGACCAGCAGGGCGTGGGCTTCGCCATTGACCCGGAGGACAATGGGCACGGCACCGGGACCAAGGATGGAAGCGGCGGCCGATTTTTCAATAGCCTGCGGATCTTCTTTCATCAGGGTCAGATCTCCCTCTGGAAACGCCCGCGCCGCCGGGAAGATGGTGTGGCGAATACCTTTTCAGTGTAGACGCCCATAGGGGTGGCTTCAAATCCCCACCGCCGAACCGATGCCGGGCGATGTCCTGGGGGCCGTGGCCAAACCTTCACTGGGGATGCTGGTGAGATCATAAAAGAGCACGGAGACATCCTGATCGATCAAGGGGCGTAACAGTGCGGATTCAGGCCGTCAGCTATTATGGAAATCAGTCGTCTTTAGCTTTTTTGAGGACAGTGATAACTACTCCGCCAATAATAATCTTCACAAAGAGAATCAATATCAACAAATATATAATGTATTTAAAAGCGATATCTATTCCAAAAAATTTAAATGAAAAATAGACGATTATTCCG includes:
- a CDS encoding xanthine dehydrogenase family protein molybdopterin-binding subunit, producing the protein MDDELPRRREKFPFGLAHLGLDAVEREIPADEPPPLAPNAALTQIGKDIRRSDARNKVTGAALYTVDVHPPGMLHAAVLRSPLPHARIRSLDLSPAAALPGVHAVLTVVEPPADGASMVLRYVGQPVAALAADTPALAEAALRLIRVEYEPLPFVVDLEGARQADAPLVYPNGERENIPSAGLPAAAGDLPIAGNIRGPESKGSRGDIDAGFAAAEIVVDGTYHTQVQTHCCLEPHAIVAAWHEDGLDVWMSTQFTAGVRAQLARHFQLPLSRVRVRAEAVGGGFGSKSQIGLYGRTAVALSRLAGAPVRLVHRRDEEHMDTGNRPSSEQHLRIGARRDGTLTALSLHSYGNAGIAFGAGVGNMITALYRCPHVESLQYDVFTHTGPSCAMRGPGNTQGAFALEQGIDELAEKLAMDPLALRDVIDPSPVRREERRMGAERIGWTQRKPPGADQGPVKRGRGVAQSLWSANVQTNAACELRLWRDGRVEVLSSVQDIGTGVGTVLAQVVAEELGLRPEDIHVRIGDTEFPSGPPSYGSRTTASITPPARTAAWRIKEALFRSVASAWQVDPQRLTVQDGWIHLRDAPQRRISWQEAAAALRTDRISAFAGRSDDYAGFRSRSGDAAMALNDLGGVQFAEVAVDTETGVIRVERVVAVQDCGRPINPLQIESQVQGGVLMGLSYALLEERILDIHTGWMLNANLVDYKLTGAWDTPQIEVILLENYQGFSATDAYGIAEPANIATAAAIANAVYNAVGVRMRSLPMTPAKVLHALGAAGGGPR
- a CDS encoding (2Fe-2S)-binding protein, with translation MKEDPQAIEKSAAASILGPGAVPIVLRVNGEAHALLVEPRTTLAEALRGPLGLTGTKIACNQGACSACSVWLDDLVVASCSILAIEVGERRVTTIEGLAADEGLHPVQEAFVAHDAVQCGFCTPGMVMSCAALLAEYPHPGEAEIRTAISGHLCRCGTYPHVIQAILALAEAEGD